One genomic window of Candidatus Nanohalobium constans includes the following:
- a CDS encoding LemA family protein: MVLEYVALGAGGALILSTVYYYNKIVKLENRVDNAWAQIDVQLKKRADLVPNLQETVEGYMEHEREIMDNVSESRERMMNAQSQEEEVQAGNEMGEALKSLFAVAEDYPDLKASENFQQLQEELSSIENKIAYARQHYNDAIMTFNNAIETFPAVMFANIFGKTEKDQLEIETADKELPEVDFSDDNQ, from the coding sequence ATGGTACTAGAGTATGTAGCACTAGGTGCTGGAGGAGCACTAATCCTCAGCACAGTATACTACTACAACAAAATCGTCAAACTCGAGAACAGGGTCGACAACGCATGGGCACAGATCGATGTCCAATTAAAGAAAAGAGCTGACCTGGTTCCCAACTTACAGGAAACAGTTGAAGGATACATGGAACACGAAAGAGAGATCATGGACAACGTCTCCGAGTCCAGGGAGAGAATGATGAACGCCCAGAGCCAGGAAGAAGAAGTCCAGGCAGGAAACGAGATGGGGGAAGCATTGAAGTCTCTGTTCGCAGTAGCAGAAGACTATCCGGATCTAAAAGCCAGTGAAAACTTCCAGCAGCTTCAAGAGGAATTATCCAGCATTGAAAACAAGATAGCATACGCAAGACAGCACTACAACGACGCAATAATGACATTTAACAACGCTATAGAAACTTTCCCGGCTGTAATGTTTGCAAACATTTTCGGAAAAACTGAGAAGGACCAGCTGGAGATTGAAACAGCTGACAAAGAACTACCTGAAGTAGACTTTTCAGACGACAATCAGTGA
- a CDS encoding M48 family metallopeptidase, whose protein sequence is MMLEDQIKWNKRKSYALLFIVPLILLGLIFVSGRVLVPTASPFLILAAGSGISVLYVLFSYFKSDSMILQVVGAEEASEQQYRKLHNLVEGLTISSGMPKPELYVQDKTGINAFATGRKPEDGKICVTKGALERLDKDELEGVLAHELAHIRNNDILFMTVAVALIGVISILSEILLHSMFFGADDDAPPWAIGLGFALAILAPISARLVQLAMSRKREYLADASGAEMTRYPDGLADALEKISQQNSKMDTNKAVAHLYFSNPLGGGRHLFSTHPPLEERVERLRSM, encoded by the coding sequence ATGATGCTGGAAGACCAGATCAAGTGGAATAAGAGGAAAAGTTATGCGCTTCTTTTCATAGTTCCACTTATACTGCTGGGACTGATCTTTGTATCAGGCAGAGTACTTGTTCCTACCGCAAGTCCTTTCCTCATCCTGGCAGCAGGCTCTGGCATCTCAGTACTCTATGTACTTTTCTCATACTTCAAAAGCGACTCAATGATCCTACAAGTGGTTGGAGCAGAAGAAGCCTCTGAACAACAGTACAGAAAACTCCACAACCTTGTCGAGGGACTAACAATCTCCTCAGGAATGCCTAAACCAGAACTCTACGTACAGGATAAAACCGGTATCAACGCATTCGCCACAGGTAGAAAACCGGAAGACGGTAAAATCTGCGTAACGAAAGGTGCGCTGGAAAGACTTGATAAAGATGAACTTGAAGGAGTTCTTGCGCACGAACTAGCCCATATCAGGAATAATGATATCTTGTTCATGACGGTTGCAGTCGCCTTAATTGGTGTAATCAGTATTTTAAGCGAGATACTTCTCCACTCAATGTTTTTCGGAGCTGACGATGATGCACCACCATGGGCAATCGGACTCGGATTCGCACTAGCTATACTGGCTCCAATATCTGCTCGTCTTGTCCAGCTTGCTATGAGCAGGAAGAGAGAATACCTGGCCGATGCTTCAGGGGCAGAAATGACGCGCTACCCAGATGGACTAGCAGACGCACTGGAGAAAATCTCCCAGCAAAATTCTAAAATGGATACTAACAAAGCCGTCGCCCACTTGTACTTTTCCAATCCGTTAGGCGGCGGTAGGCATCTTTTCTCGACTCACCCTCCGCTTGAAGAAAGAGTTGAAAGACTGAGAAGTATGTAG
- a CDS encoding archaeal proteasome endopeptidase complex subunit alpha codes for MQMTNQQQQYDRGITIFSPDGRLFQVEYAKEAVKKGATALGITYDEGTVLAATRSTPELQVRNPEKVFKVDEHLGIATSGLVADGRKLVDEARNEAQKHMMTYDEEIPTSVLAKFIADRCQHFTQYGGVRPYGLSTITGGIKDGNPKVYHTDPSGTLNQWNAIAIGKGREEANEHLEDEWERDLSEDEAIDLAVSALKEGEEDIELENIELSVVDEKDNFQRFTPEDLDEKGVEF; via the coding sequence ATGCAGATGACTAATCAGCAGCAACAGTATGATCGTGGAATCACAATCTTCTCACCAGACGGAAGACTATTCCAGGTAGAATACGCAAAAGAAGCAGTTAAGAAAGGAGCAACAGCTCTAGGGATAACATACGACGAAGGAACAGTCCTGGCAGCAACAAGAAGCACGCCAGAGCTCCAGGTCAGAAACCCGGAGAAAGTATTCAAAGTGGATGAACACCTTGGAATCGCAACATCGGGACTTGTAGCAGATGGGAGAAAACTTGTTGATGAAGCAAGGAATGAAGCACAGAAACACATGATGACATACGACGAAGAAATCCCAACAAGTGTCTTAGCGAAGTTCATCGCTGACAGATGTCAGCACTTCACACAGTACGGAGGAGTAAGACCTTACGGGCTCTCCACAATCACAGGAGGAATCAAAGACGGGAACCCAAAGGTCTACCACACCGACCCATCAGGAACACTCAACCAGTGGAACGCAATCGCAATCGGAAAAGGAAGAGAAGAAGCAAACGAACACCTAGAAGACGAATGGGAGAGAGATCTGAGTGAAGACGAAGCAATCGACCTAGCAGTCTCCGCACTTAAAGAAGGCGAAGAAGACATCGAACTGGAAAACATCGAACTCTCAGTAGTCGATGAAAAAGACAACTTCCAAAGATTCACTCCGGAAGACCTCGACGAAAAAGGAGTCGAATTCTAA
- a CDS encoding type II toxin-antitoxin system death-on-curing family toxin: MDIWHPTVQDVLTAHEVVKANSEVRTEGLKSSQEKGIKKIQETLQKARNQENVYLSAAVYLKKLIDEHPFNDGNKRTAIMIADRFMEENGESFQPHKVQNTEELYETIKWELPSMSIDETAHWIETGEIKDANT, translated from the coding sequence ATGGATATCTGGCATCCAACTGTTCAAGATGTATTGACTGCACATGAAGTTGTTAAGGCAAATTCTGAGGTTCGAACAGAAGGACTGAAATCATCCCAGGAGAAAGGCATCAAGAAGATTCAAGAAACTCTTCAAAAAGCTCGAAATCAGGAGAATGTTTATCTATCAGCTGCTGTGTACCTAAAGAAACTTATTGATGAACATCCGTTCAATGATGGTAATAAAAGAACAGCAATAATGATTGCCGACCGATTCATGGAAGAGAACGGAGAAAGTTTTCAGCCCCATAAGGTACAAAACACTGAGGAACTATATGAGACAATAAAGTGGGAACTGCCCTCAATGAGTATTGATGAAACAGCTCACTGGATTGAAACAGGTGAAATCAAAGATGCCAACACTTGA
- a CDS encoding ribosome assembly factor SBDS, translated as MSQQGNVGGEGHKGSGEQEGIDTSDAIRIRYDDGKTFEILVEPEPAKKAKLEGDEFDMPRLMFVQEVFTDAQKGERASPDELEREFNTKQIMEAAEEIFEKGDMQLTTDQKAEMREDKHKQVVNMIARRAQNPKTGNPHPPQRVENALEEAGFNADAFQDVEEQFDDAIDSIRPIIPVSLDKKTVAVKIPSDQAGKAYDTLQQKTEILEEQWGDNLYAKIRVPAGILTEVMEEIQKLTGGDSEVKEEI; from the coding sequence ATGAGTCAGCAGGGAAACGTCGGCGGTGAAGGCCATAAAGGATCTGGAGAACAGGAAGGAATAGATACATCGGACGCGATAAGAATAAGATATGATGATGGCAAAACTTTTGAGATATTAGTTGAGCCAGAGCCGGCTAAGAAGGCAAAGCTTGAAGGCGACGAGTTTGATATGCCTCGACTGATGTTCGTCCAAGAAGTATTTACCGATGCGCAGAAAGGAGAAAGAGCTTCTCCCGACGAACTGGAAAGAGAATTCAATACAAAACAAATTATGGAAGCTGCAGAGGAAATCTTCGAAAAAGGCGATATGCAGCTGACGACTGATCAAAAAGCTGAGATGCGGGAGGACAAGCACAAACAGGTCGTCAACATGATCGCACGGAGAGCACAGAACCCGAAGACAGGTAATCCTCATCCGCCGCAGAGAGTGGAGAACGCTCTGGAGGAAGCAGGTTTCAACGCAGACGCATTCCAAGATGTAGAAGAGCAGTTCGATGACGCAATCGACTCAATCAGACCAATCATCCCTGTATCCCTCGATAAGAAAACAGTTGCAGTAAAGATTCCAAGCGATCAAGCAGGAAAAGCCTATGACACACTCCAACAAAAAACCGAGATACTTGAAGAGCAATGGGGTGACAACCTCTATGCCAAAATAAGAGTGCCCGCAGGAATCCTGACAGAAGTAATGGAAGAAATACAGAAGCTGACTGGCGGAGACTCCGAGGTTAAGGAAGAAATATAA
- the rrp4 gene encoding exosome complex RNA-binding protein Rrp4 produces MSRVKDSNDIVTPGEVVVDGNDFYTNSGVYEENGKIYSKYFGTVRYGDNSVQVRPMHGRYIPEEGDIIIGEITRVSYSRWTVEFNSPYEGSLNIADATDEYVDLDEDDLTDFFAVGDAVAIKVKSVTEGMDVDMSMEDDRCKKLEGGRVIEIPPSKVPRVIGKGGKMIKQVNNKTGCNIIVGQNGQVWIKGDNANLAAQTIHKIVEESQFDNLTDRIGEFLDEELEGDN; encoded by the coding sequence ATGTCGCGTGTAAAAGACTCAAACGATATCGTTACTCCTGGAGAAGTTGTCGTTGACGGAAACGACTTCTATACAAACTCCGGAGTCTACGAGGAAAACGGTAAAATCTATTCAAAATACTTTGGAACAGTAAGATACGGAGACAACTCCGTACAGGTAAGGCCGATGCACGGCCGATACATCCCGGAAGAAGGAGACATCATCATCGGAGAAATCACAAGAGTAAGCTACTCTCGATGGACTGTCGAATTTAATTCTCCTTACGAAGGAAGCCTAAACATCGCAGATGCAACAGATGAGTATGTTGACCTGGATGAAGACGACTTAACTGACTTCTTTGCAGTTGGAGACGCAGTAGCAATCAAAGTCAAGTCAGTTACAGAAGGCATGGATGTCGACATGTCAATGGAAGACGACAGATGCAAGAAACTTGAAGGAGGCAGAGTAATCGAAATCCCTCCATCAAAGGTTCCGCGTGTAATCGGTAAAGGCGGAAAGATGATCAAACAAGTCAACAACAAGACTGGCTGCAACATCATCGTAGGCCAGAACGGACAAGTATGGATCAAAGGAGACAACGCAAACCTTGCAGCACAAACAATCCACAAAATTGTAGAGGAATCACAGTTCGACAATCTGACAGACAGAATCGGTGAATTCCTAGATGAAGAACTCGAGGGTGATAACTAA
- a CDS encoding exosome complex exonuclease Rrp41 (involved in the 3' to 5' degradation of a variety of RNA species; forms a trimer of heterodimers (hexamer) with Rrp42; Rrp41 is the catalytically active subunit) translates to MTEQEIQWFDEEGKRIDGREKYEMRETQMEADVLTEADGSAMVKVGNTRVVASVFGPQDLHPKHLIESDRAVIKMRYNMAPFSVDDRMSPGPNRRATEIGLVAKRALEPAIEMEKFPKTGIDISMEIIESDGGTRAAGITAASLALADAGMPMKGLVSACAAGVVDDTAVLDVIGKEDKEGNADIPIATINGGDEVTLLQMDGDLTKEQVDDCVSLAREGCAELDEMQREALHEVYRTETGGGE, encoded by the coding sequence ATGACAGAACAAGAAATCCAATGGTTTGACGAAGAAGGAAAGAGAATTGACGGAAGAGAAAAATACGAAATGAGAGAAACCCAGATGGAAGCAGATGTCCTGACAGAAGCAGACGGATCAGCAATGGTTAAAGTCGGGAACACTCGTGTAGTAGCATCAGTCTTCGGACCACAGGACCTACACCCAAAACACCTAATCGAATCTGACAGAGCAGTAATCAAGATGAGATACAACATGGCACCATTCTCCGTAGACGACAGAATGAGCCCAGGACCAAACAGAAGAGCAACAGAAATCGGACTAGTAGCCAAAAGAGCACTTGAACCAGCTATCGAAATGGAGAAATTCCCAAAGACTGGAATCGATATTTCCATGGAGATCATTGAATCCGACGGAGGAACAAGAGCAGCAGGAATCACAGCAGCATCACTCGCATTAGCAGACGCAGGAATGCCTATGAAAGGACTAGTTTCTGCATGTGCAGCAGGAGTAGTCGACGACACAGCTGTACTCGATGTCATCGGGAAAGAAGATAAGGAAGGAAACGCAGACATCCCAATCGCAACCATCAACGGCGGCGACGAAGTAACTCTGCTCCAGATGGATGGAGACCTGACAAAAGAACAGGTAGATGACTGTGTATCCCTCGCTAGAGAGGGTTGTGCAGAACTTGATGAGATGCAGCGCGAGGCGTTGCATGAAGTCTATCGGACAGAAACAGGAGGTGGCGAATAA
- the rrp42 gene encoding exosome complex protein Rrp42, giving the protein MQINTRTIKEMAEDGERLDGRDMDEYRDIELETDYIPTTAQGSAKVSIGDTQVIAGLSVEVEEPFPDQPNKGSIAVNAELAPMADREFEAGPPGEKGTELARVVDRGIRESEAVDFEELCITPGEEVMTIFIDLHILNNDGNLLDASALAAIAALQTGYLPDYNEEEGLDHDSEGRDIPMTKEPVMVTGRKIDDQLLWDTTSDEEEAQAARLSVTTTAEDKIVSMQKGGREELTHDEIREIMDQAESQTRKIREILHEETGE; this is encoded by the coding sequence ATGCAAATTAACACAAGAACGATTAAGGAAATGGCAGAAGACGGAGAAAGACTTGATGGAAGAGACATGGACGAATACAGAGACATCGAACTAGAGACAGATTACATCCCGACAACAGCACAGGGATCAGCCAAAGTCTCAATCGGAGACACACAGGTAATCGCAGGTCTCTCAGTTGAAGTCGAGGAACCTTTCCCAGACCAGCCGAATAAAGGGAGCATCGCGGTTAACGCAGAACTTGCTCCGATGGCTGACAGAGAGTTCGAAGCAGGACCTCCTGGAGAAAAAGGAACAGAGCTCGCAAGAGTAGTAGATAGAGGAATCAGGGAAAGTGAGGCAGTTGACTTCGAAGAACTATGCATCACACCAGGAGAGGAAGTCATGACAATCTTCATCGACCTCCACATCCTGAACAACGATGGCAACCTTCTAGATGCATCAGCACTAGCAGCTATCGCCGCACTTCAGACAGGATACCTTCCTGACTACAATGAAGAAGAAGGACTTGATCATGATTCTGAAGGTCGGGACATCCCTATGACCAAGGAGCCAGTCATGGTTACGGGACGAAAGATTGATGACCAGTTGCTTTGGGATACAACCAGTGATGAGGAAGAAGCTCAAGCCGCACGGCTTTCAGTTACCACAACTGCTGAGGACAAGATTGTTTCGATGCAGAAAGGTGGTCGTGAGGAGTTGACTCATGATGAGATTCGGGAGATTATGGATCAGGCAGAGTCTCAAACACGGAAAATCCGGGAAATCCTCCATGAGGAGACAGGGGAATAA
- a CDS encoding 50S ribosomal protein L37ae, which yields MAQTSGSSKRFGARYGNRIRKNVDEAESRDEECPECGADLERNAAGIWQCTKCGQKFTGGSYEFDTGARERLQKALELEEGFEELEEAKEEIEG from the coding sequence ATGGCACAGACAAGCGGATCAAGCAAAAGATTCGGCGCACGATACGGAAACCGAATCAGGAAAAATGTTGACGAAGCAGAAAGCCGAGACGAAGAATGCCCAGAATGCGGCGCAGATCTAGAAAGAAACGCAGCAGGAATCTGGCAATGCACAAAATGCGGACAGAAGTTCACCGGTGGAAGCTACGAATTTGACACCGGCGCCCGAGAAAGACTTCAAAAAGCATTAGAGCTTGAAGAAGGATTCGAAGAACTTGAAGAAGCTAAAGAAGAGATCGAAGGGTAA
- a CDS encoding DNA-directed RNA polymerase subunit P, producing MSYVCVNCEQEVEIDPVNEKIICPKCSHRVLLKKRPDDPDVVEAV from the coding sequence ATGAGCTATGTATGCGTTAACTGTGAACAGGAAGTCGAGATTGACCCTGTAAACGAGAAGATTATCTGTCCAAAATGCAGTCACAGAGTACTGCTGAAAAAACGGCCAGATGACCCTGATGTCGTAGAAGCAGTATGA
- a CDS encoding KEOPS complex subunit Pcc1 gives MKTTVHIDSETPKSLDKILSPSLESRGKVELQTKVTGESFQVEIETDGLGPLRGTTDNVFRLASLAQKITE, from the coding sequence ATGAAGACAACAGTACATATTGATTCAGAGACACCGAAAAGTTTAGACAAGATACTTTCCCCCAGCCTCGAATCAAGAGGGAAAGTAGAACTACAGACCAAGGTTACTGGAGAAAGTTTCCAAGTGGAGATAGAGACGGATGGTCTTGGACCGCTTCGAGGCACTACAGACAATGTTTTCAGGCTTGCAAGCCTGGCACAAAAAATTACAGAATGA
- a CDS encoding prefoldin subunit beta, translating into MSDEQEAQQMMMELQKTQQQLQEVAEQKQQTEMDLQGVKKSLDELGNSDGEVYRQVGEILVAKDRDQLEDELEERKEDLEARMKSLDKKEDKLESKMQESQQAFQQNMG; encoded by the coding sequence ATGTCAGATGAACAAGAAGCACAGCAAATGATGATGGAACTTCAGAAAACCCAGCAACAGCTCCAGGAAGTCGCAGAGCAGAAACAACAGACAGAAATGGATCTTCAAGGAGTCAAAAAATCTCTAGACGAACTAGGAAACAGTGATGGAGAAGTCTACAGACAGGTAGGCGAAATCCTAGTAGCAAAAGATAGAGATCAGCTGGAAGACGAGCTTGAAGAAAGAAAAGAAGATCTAGAAGCACGAATGAAGAGCTTGGACAAGAAAGAAGACAAATTAGAAAGTAAAATGCAGGAAAGCCAGCAAGCATTCCAGCAGAACATGGGATAA
- a CDS encoding UPF0147 family protein translates to MPVEEVVDRMQDMADQDSLPSNVSEMLEEAAEELKDEDRDLSVRVNAASSILDQVSNDPNIRQHTRTEIWNLASKVEGLE, encoded by the coding sequence ATGCCAGTAGAAGAAGTTGTTGACAGGATGCAGGATATGGCAGACCAAGATTCTCTGCCTTCAAATGTTTCCGAGATGCTTGAGGAAGCAGCTGAAGAACTAAAGGACGAAGATAGGGATCTTTCTGTCCGTGTGAACGCAGCATCATCTATTTTGGACCAGGTCAGTAATGATCCTAATATCAGGCAGCATACGAGGACAGAAATTTGGAATCTGGCCTCTAAGGTTGAAGGTCTTGAATAA
- a CDS encoding cell division protein SepF, which yields MPLGFLNNNSDDESEDIVEDDFVELDAKPADEKQDVVVRAETLKEFDDTEKVQEQLRDGKIVWVNIQPLKNRDMTKLKRAVKRLKKTVRAVDGDIAGVDEEWIVLTPEYASIERTGSEMNEA from the coding sequence ATGCCACTAGGCTTCTTGAACAATAACAGCGACGACGAATCTGAAGATATAGTAGAAGATGACTTCGTTGAACTAGATGCTAAACCAGCAGATGAAAAACAGGATGTAGTAGTCAGAGCAGAGACACTGAAAGAATTTGATGATACAGAGAAAGTTCAAGAACAGCTTCGAGACGGAAAAATCGTCTGGGTAAACATCCAGCCACTCAAGAACAGAGACATGACCAAGTTGAAGAGAGCTGTCAAGAGGTTGAAGAAAACGGTCAGGGCAGTCGACGGAGATATCGCAGGTGTCGACGAGGAATGGATTGTACTAACTCCTGAATATGCTTCCATTGAAAGAACAGGAAGTGAAATGAACGAAGCCTGA
- a CDS encoding TIGR00269 family protein yields the protein MTDSKCSRCDEDAVITREFEGRSLCKEHFTIDINKTVKKTIRDGNLVESGDTIAVGLSGGKDSAVMLQQLVEIFGKRPDIEIVGVCVHEGIDPYRDESISAAEELCDDLGVECYIGSYDDYYDLKMDDVADAGEKGNCTYCGIMRRDLLNKLCREVDADKMAIGHNLDDEAQSIMMNHIKGDMKRLARIGPKDDPANHEMFVERIKPLRDVMEREVALFSRLHDLGVIDRCPHVQEGSLRPMVKSFLNKLESEMPGIKYSIVSQGREISDMVEDNMDWEGEENEIQECERCGEPCSSDVCRKCQLLVEIKDAAAESSEHDFER from the coding sequence ATGACTGATTCAAAATGCAGCAGATGCGATGAAGATGCAGTAATCACCAGAGAGTTCGAAGGTCGTTCACTGTGTAAGGAGCACTTCACGATTGATATCAACAAGACTGTGAAGAAGACGATTCGTGATGGTAACCTAGTTGAGTCCGGCGATACTATTGCTGTCGGGCTGAGTGGTGGTAAGGATTCTGCGGTTATGCTTCAACAGTTGGTTGAGATTTTCGGTAAACGCCCTGATATAGAAATTGTCGGTGTTTGTGTCCATGAGGGCATCGATCCTTACCGTGATGAGTCGATTTCAGCTGCCGAGGAACTGTGTGACGACCTGGGTGTCGAGTGTTACATCGGCTCCTATGATGATTACTATGATTTGAAGATGGATGATGTGGCCGACGCAGGAGAGAAAGGTAACTGCACCTACTGTGGCATAATGAGAAGAGATCTACTCAACAAGCTATGTCGAGAAGTTGATGCCGACAAGATGGCGATAGGGCACAACTTGGATGACGAAGCTCAGAGCATTATGATGAATCATATCAAGGGGGACATGAAGCGTTTGGCGCGTATAGGTCCAAAAGATGATCCTGCAAACCACGAAATGTTTGTGGAAAGGATCAAGCCCTTGCGTGATGTGATGGAGAGAGAAGTAGCACTTTTCTCCCGTCTCCATGATTTAGGTGTTATTGATCGTTGTCCTCATGTACAGGAAGGAAGTCTCAGACCAATGGTCAAGAGCTTTCTGAACAAATTAGAATCTGAGATGCCTGGAATCAAATATAGTATTGTTTCCCAAGGCCGTGAGATCTCTGACATGGTTGAGGATAACATGGACTGGGAAGGTGAAGAAAACGAGATTCAGGAGTGTGAGAGATGTGGTGAACCTTGTAGTAGTGATGTGTGCAGGAAGTGTCAGTTGCTGGTTGAGATTAAGGATGCTGCGGCTGAGAGCAGTGAACACGATTTTGAGAGGTAA
- a CDS encoding non-canonical purine NTP pyrophosphatase, producing the protein MEVLLITGNPEKVEAAEKAFEKTEINVKQLDDDHPEIQASNSLEVAKNRVKKAIRNHDNPVIREDHSLYLDAIPGFPGPYMSYFDDNLNAEKLVELLEDKKRTGYFEIATVIGFPDGKIKEYESKVPIKISKEVRGQEGNLEKVLMLEKSDKTFAETDSESRIELWNKNFREIAKELSK; encoded by the coding sequence GTGGAAGTACTACTTATCACAGGGAATCCTGAGAAAGTTGAAGCTGCAGAAAAAGCCTTTGAGAAAACAGAAATTAATGTTAAGCAGCTAGACGATGATCATCCTGAAATACAGGCCTCAAACAGCTTGGAAGTAGCAAAAAACAGGGTCAAGAAAGCAATTAGAAACCATGATAATCCTGTGATTAGGGAAGACCACAGTCTCTACCTTGATGCAATCCCTGGTTTCCCAGGACCTTACATGAGCTACTTTGACGATAACCTAAATGCAGAGAAACTAGTTGAGCTTCTAGAAGATAAGAAAAGAACAGGATACTTTGAGATTGCTACTGTAATAGGATTTCCTGACGGAAAGATAAAGGAATACGAATCTAAAGTACCGATAAAAATTTCTAAAGAAGTTAGAGGTCAAGAAGGCAATTTAGAAAAAGTACTTATGCTTGAAAAGTCCGATAAAACATTTGCAGAAACCGACAGCGAATCAAGAATAGAACTCTGGAACAAAAACTTCAGAGAAATAGCTAAAGAACTCTCAAAATAA
- a CDS encoding HAD family hydrolase, whose translation MEYGSVIFDLDGVILNSMESEEWKYQATRDALEELGVDQNLDREVLDAILGDKGYEECVRVCGDIGVDPRKAWSLVAEKTAQARMQQIEENGFGLIDGAEELLQELKENQVKLGVISNAPDQAVEMVVDYFDLRSYFKFYMGVRSFEDLKARKPHPNHLELAKFQLKRDPYIYVGDHESDVQAATNAEMDSVWVHPENLDEPTYTVDKLSEIVSVINE comes from the coding sequence ATGGAGTATGGTTCAGTGATTTTTGATTTGGATGGAGTGATCTTGAATTCTATGGAGAGTGAGGAGTGGAAGTATCAAGCTACTCGAGATGCATTGGAAGAGCTTGGCGTTGACCAAAATTTGGATCGTGAGGTTCTTGATGCGATTTTAGGTGATAAGGGTTATGAGGAGTGTGTCCGTGTCTGCGGCGATATCGGTGTTGACCCACGGAAGGCTTGGAGCCTAGTCGCTGAGAAGACTGCACAGGCCCGTATGCAGCAAATCGAAGAGAACGGATTTGGTCTTATCGACGGCGCAGAAGAACTATTACAGGAATTGAAAGAGAACCAGGTAAAGCTTGGTGTCATCAGTAATGCTCCTGATCAAGCAGTTGAAATGGTGGTTGATTATTTTGATCTCAGAAGCTATTTCAAGTTTTACATGGGGGTCAGAAGTTTTGAAGACTTGAAAGCCAGGAAGCCACATCCTAACCATTTGGAATTGGCGAAGTTCCAGTTAAAGAGAGATCCTTACATCTATGTCGGTGACCATGAAAGCGATGTTCAGGCAGCTACAAACGCTGAAATGGATTCTGTTTGGGTTCACCCGGAAAACTTGGATGAGCCAACTTATACTGTTGATAAGTTGAGCGAGATTGTTTCTGTCATCAATGAGTAG
- a CDS encoding TRAM domain-containing protein, protein MTDEFEDEDFDAQFEDNDENSEEPDFEEDSVEEESFEEEPEDDFEEEETYDSSEDDSQEEDEDEDFDKPVSEGDIVEVEIDDLGSKGDGIARVEGFVVFVPGGEVGETYDVEVTSVGNKFAFAEIAE, encoded by the coding sequence ATGACAGATGAATTTGAAGATGAGGATTTTGACGCACAGTTTGAAGATAACGATGAAAATTCTGAAGAACCTGACTTTGAGGAAGACTCGGTAGAAGAAGAGTCTTTTGAAGAAGAGCCTGAAGATGACTTCGAGGAGGAAGAAACTTATGACAGTTCCGAAGACGATTCTCAGGAAGAAGATGAAGATGAGGACTTTGACAAGCCTGTCTCTGAAGGAGACATTGTTGAAGTAGAAATCGACGATCTGGGAAGCAAAGGCGACGGTATTGCCCGAGTTGAAGGCTTTGTAGTCTTCGTTCCTGGCGGAGAAGTCGGTGAGACTTACGATGTAGAGGTTACTTCAGTTGGTAACAAGTTTGCTTTCGCCGAGATCGCAGAATAA